A genome region from Euphorbia lathyris chromosome 4, ddEupLath1.1, whole genome shotgun sequence includes the following:
- the LOC136226952 gene encoding uroporphyrinogen decarboxylase: MSCICSFSSVSPFSSLLSSPRKSISKPSTIQCSLPGTVLESKAASVTEPLLLNAVRGEDVERPPVWLMRQAGRYMKSYQTICEKYPSFRERSENADLVVEISLQPWKVFKPDGVILFSDILTPLSGMNIPFDIVKGKGPVIFNPLRTAADVNQVREFIPEESVPYVGESLTILRKEVDNQAAVLGFVGAPFTLASYCVEGGSSKHFSKIKRLAFSEPQVLHALLQKFATSMAKYVQYQADKGAQAVQIFDSWATELSPVDFEEFSLPYLKQIVDTVKQTHPNLPLILYASGSGGLLERLALTGVDVVSLDWTVDMAEGRRRLGPDMAVQGNVDPGVLFGSKEFITNRINDVVRKAGKGKHILNLGHGIVVGTPEENVAHFFEVAKGIRY, from the exons ATGTCTTGCATTTGTAGTTTCAGTTCAGTTTCTCCTTTTTCTTCTCTCTTATCTTCTCCTAGAAAATCAATTTCTAAGCCTTCAACTATCCAATGCTCTCTTCCAG GGACAGTATTGGAATCTAAGGCTGCCTCCGTGACAGAACCATTGTTGCTTAATGCTGTGAGAGGAGAAGATGTTGAAAGACCTCCAGTTTGGCTTATGAGGCAAGCTGGGAGGTACATGAAG AGTTACCAAACGATCTGCGAGAAGTATCCTTCATTCCGTGAACGATCAGAAAATGCTGATCTTGTGGTCGAAATTTCTCTTCAGCCTTGGAAAGTTTTTAAGCCCGATGGG GTCATTTTATTCTCGGACATTCTTACTCCGCTTTCAGGAATGAATATTCCGTTCGACATTGTGAAAGGCAAGGGCCCTGTTATATTCAATCCTTTACGAACTGCTGCTGATGTTAATCAAGTCAGAGAATTCATTCCCGAGGAGTCAGTGCCATATGTCGGAGAATCATTGACAATCCTGAGAAAAGAG GTAGATAATCAAGCTGCTGTACTTGGTTTCGTCGGGGCACCTTTCACTCTAGCATCATATTGTGTTGAAGGAGGTTCGTCGAAGCACTTCTCGAAAATAAAAAGATTAGCTTTCTCCGAGCCCCAG GTCCTACACGCATTGCTTCAAAAATTCGCTACCTCCATGGCGAAATACGTGCAATATCAAGCCGACAAAGGAGCTCAAGCCGTTCAAATCTTCGATTCATGGGCGACAGAACTTAGCCCTGTCGATTTCGAGGAGTTCAGTCTTCCATACCTGAAACAGATTGTGGATACCGTGAAACAAACACACCCGAATCTCCCTCTAATCCTTTATGCAAGCGGATCGGGGGGCTTGCTCGAGAGGCTAGCTTTGACAGGCGTAGATGTAGTTAGCTTGGATTGGACAGTCGACATGGCTGAAGGTAGGAGGCGATTGGGACCGGATATGGCTGTTCAGGGAAATGTAGATCCCGGCGTTCTTTTCGGATCGAAAGAGTTCATCACTAATCGGATAAACGATGTCGTAAGAAAAGCCGGGAAAGGGAAACATATATTGAACCTTGGTCATGGAATTGTAGTAGGCACTCCAGAGGAAAATGTTGCTCATTTTTTTGAGGTTGCTAAAGGAATTAGATACTAG